Proteins encoded within one genomic window of Brassica rapa cultivar Chiifu-401-42 chromosome A09, CAAS_Brap_v3.01, whole genome shotgun sequence:
- the LOC103839248 gene encoding glycerophosphodiester phosphodiesterase GDPD3 isoform X1, whose amino-acid sequence MALSVFSAKLSTGVEDDKKQEAFVFPKFVVMGHRGFGMNMLQSPDEKMKSIKENSILSFNVAADFPIDFVEFDVQVTRDGCPVIFHDNFIFTQEQGVIIEKRVTEMALHEFISYGPQKDGANVNPMFRKTKDGRIFQWKVAKDDPLCTLKDAFVKVKCSQGFNIELKFDDNIVYGEEELRQTLENILNVVDKHAENRSIIFSSFHPDAARLIRTMQMSYPVFFLTNGGCEIYADVRKNSLDEAIKICKEGGLQGIVSEAKAILRTPSAITRIKDSKLSLISYGQLNNVVEVVYLQNLLGVEGVIVDMVMEISEAIANIEVKNEEDDEENNGRKCQIMFGEESKKVSIFF is encoded by the exons ATGGCATTGTCGGTATTTTCTGCCAAGTTGTCAACAg GTGTTGAAGACGATAAGAAGCAGGAGGCATTTGTTTTCCCTAAATTTGTCGTAATGGGTCATAGAGGATTTGGGATGAACATGCTTCAATCTCCAGACGAGAAAATGAAATCAATCAAAGAAAATTCTATTCTTTCTTTCAATGTTGCTGCAGATTTTCCCATTGACTTCGTTGAGTTTGATGTCCAG GTTACAAGAGATGGCTGTCCGGTAATTTTCCATGATAACTTCATATTCACGCAAGAACAG GGAGTCATCATTGAGAAGAGAGTAACAGAAATGGCCTTACATGAATTTATCTCTTATGGACCACAAAAGGATGGTGCGAATGTAAATCCTATGTTCAGAAAGACAAAAGATGGAAGAATCTTTCAGTGGAAAGTGGCTAAGGATGATCCTTTGTGCACCCTTAAAGATGCATTTGTAAAAGTTAAATGTTCTCAAGGATTCAATATCGAGCTCAAATTCGATGATAATATTGTGTATGGAGAAGAAGAGTTACGTCAAACTCTTGAAAACATCTTGAAc GTTGTGGATAAGCATGCAGAGAACCGTTCCATAATCTTCTCGAGCTTCCATCCTGATGCGGCTCGACTAATTAGGACTATGCAAATGAGCTATCCA GTATTCTTCTTAACAAATGGAGGATGTGAAATCTATGCGGATGTTAGAAAGAACTCATTGGACGAAGCCATCAAGATTTGCAAAGAAGGCGGCTTGCAAGGGATTGTTTCTGAGGCTAAGGCCATATTAAGAACCCCAAGCGCAATCACTCGAATCAAGGACTCAAAACTTTCACTTATATCCTACGGCCAGCTTAA CAATGTCGTAGAAGTGGTATACTTACAAAATCTCCTGGGCGTGGAGGGAGTGATCGTTGATATGGTCATGGAGATCTCTGAAGCCATTGCCAATATCGAGGTTAAGaatgaggaagatgatgaagaaaacAATGGAAGAAAGTGTCAAATTATGTTCGGAGAGGAGAGTAAAAAGGTGAGTATTTTCTTCTAA
- the LOC103839248 gene encoding glycerophosphodiester phosphodiesterase GDPD3 isoform X2: MALSVFSAKLSTDDKKQEAFVFPKFVVMGHRGFGMNMLQSPDEKMKSIKENSILSFNVAADFPIDFVEFDVQVTRDGCPVIFHDNFIFTQEQGVIIEKRVTEMALHEFISYGPQKDGANVNPMFRKTKDGRIFQWKVAKDDPLCTLKDAFVKVKCSQGFNIELKFDDNIVYGEEELRQTLENILNVVDKHAENRSIIFSSFHPDAARLIRTMQMSYPVFFLTNGGCEIYADVRKNSLDEAIKICKEGGLQGIVSEAKAILRTPSAITRIKDSKLSLISYGQLNNVVEVVYLQNLLGVEGVIVDMVMEISEAIANIEVKNEEDDEENNGRKCQIMFGEESKKVSIFF; the protein is encoded by the exons ATGGCATTGTCGGTATTTTCTGCCAAGTTGTCAACAg ACGATAAGAAGCAGGAGGCATTTGTTTTCCCTAAATTTGTCGTAATGGGTCATAGAGGATTTGGGATGAACATGCTTCAATCTCCAGACGAGAAAATGAAATCAATCAAAGAAAATTCTATTCTTTCTTTCAATGTTGCTGCAGATTTTCCCATTGACTTCGTTGAGTTTGATGTCCAG GTTACAAGAGATGGCTGTCCGGTAATTTTCCATGATAACTTCATATTCACGCAAGAACAG GGAGTCATCATTGAGAAGAGAGTAACAGAAATGGCCTTACATGAATTTATCTCTTATGGACCACAAAAGGATGGTGCGAATGTAAATCCTATGTTCAGAAAGACAAAAGATGGAAGAATCTTTCAGTGGAAAGTGGCTAAGGATGATCCTTTGTGCACCCTTAAAGATGCATTTGTAAAAGTTAAATGTTCTCAAGGATTCAATATCGAGCTCAAATTCGATGATAATATTGTGTATGGAGAAGAAGAGTTACGTCAAACTCTTGAAAACATCTTGAAc GTTGTGGATAAGCATGCAGAGAACCGTTCCATAATCTTCTCGAGCTTCCATCCTGATGCGGCTCGACTAATTAGGACTATGCAAATGAGCTATCCA GTATTCTTCTTAACAAATGGAGGATGTGAAATCTATGCGGATGTTAGAAAGAACTCATTGGACGAAGCCATCAAGATTTGCAAAGAAGGCGGCTTGCAAGGGATTGTTTCTGAGGCTAAGGCCATATTAAGAACCCCAAGCGCAATCACTCGAATCAAGGACTCAAAACTTTCACTTATATCCTACGGCCAGCTTAA CAATGTCGTAGAAGTGGTATACTTACAAAATCTCCTGGGCGTGGAGGGAGTGATCGTTGATATGGTCATGGAGATCTCTGAAGCCATTGCCAATATCGAGGTTAAGaatgaggaagatgatgaagaaaacAATGGAAGAAAGTGTCAAATTATGTTCGGAGAGGAGAGTAAAAAGGTGAGTATTTTCTTCTAA
- the LOC103839247 gene encoding casein kinase 1-like protein 8, translating into MDRVVGGKYKLGRKLGSGSFGEIFIGKNVQTGDEVAVKLEPARARHPQLHYESKLYMLLQGGTGIPHLKWYGVEGEYNCMVIDLLGPSLEDLFNYCSRRFNLKTVLMLADQMLNRVEYMHVRGFLHRDIKPDNFLMGLGRKANQVYIIDYGLAKKYRDLQTHRHIPYRENKNLTGTARYASVNTHLGIEQSRRDDLESLGYVLMYFLRGSLPWQGLRAGTKKQKYDKISEKKRLTPVEVLCKSFPPEFTSYFLYVRSLRFEDKPDYPYLKRLFRDLFIREGYQFDYVFDWTILKYPQFGSSSSSSSKPRSSLRPALNPPVPSAERPEKPSAGQDSRERFSGALEAYARRNGSGSGAVQADRSRPRTSENALASSKDTITPQNYERVVERPISSTRHASSSRKAAIVSSVVRATSSADFTENRSSRVVPNNGRSSTAQRTQHVPDPTSRPSSSSFSRAVPSRTARDTALQNFELLTIGNGKRK; encoded by the exons ATGGATCGAGTGGTTGGTGGCAAGTATAAGCTGGGACGTAAACTCGGAAGTGGATCATTCGGTGAAATTTTTATAG GTAAGAATGTGCAAACTGGAGACGAAGTTGCCGTGAAGCTT GAGCCTGCGCGTGCTAGGCATCCTCAACTTCATTATGAGTCAAAGCTCTATATGCTTCTTCAAGGAGGAA CTGGTATTCCTCATTTGAAATGGTACGGTGTCGAGGGTGAATACAACTGCATGGTGATTGATCTTCTGGGGCCTAGCCTGGAGGATTTGTTTAATTATTGCAGTCGGAGGTTTAATCTGAAGACAGTTCTAATGCTCGCTGATCAGATG TTAAACCGAGTTGAGTATATGCATGTCCGGGGATTTCTTCATCGTGATATTAAGCCAGATAACTTTCTGATGGGTCTTGGACGCAAAGCAAACCAG GTGTACATCATTGACTACGGGCTTGCGAAAAAGTACAGAGATCTTCAAACTCATAGGCACATTCCCTACAG aGAAAACAAGAATCTTACTGGAACAGCTAGATATGCAAGTGTTAACACTCATCTTGGTATTG AGCAAAGTAGGAGGGATGATTTGGAATCCCTTGGCTATGTGCTTATGTATTTTCTACGTGgaag TCTGCCTTGGCAAGGCCTTCGTGCGGGTACAAAAAAGCAGAAGTATGACAAGATCAGCGAGAAGAAAAGGCTCACACCCGTAGAG GTTCTCTGTAAATCGTTTCCACCTGAGTTCACATCATACTTTCTCTATGTACGATCATTACGGTTTGAAGACAAACCAGATTATCCATACCTAAAGAGGCTTTTCAGAGATCTGTTCATCCGAGAAG GTTATCAGTTTGACTATGTATTCGATTGGACAATCTTGAAGTATCCACAGTTCGGTTCAAGCTCCAGCTCCAGTTCCAAACCAAGA TCAAGCCTTAGACCAGCTCTGAATCCCCCAGTGCCATCTGCCGAGAGACCAGAAAAACCTTCAG CTGGACAAGACAGCCGTGAGAGGTTCTCGGGTGCTTTAGAGGCATATGCTAGAAGAAACGGCTCAGGAAGCGGTGCGGTTCAAGCTGATAGATCTAGACCAAGAACCTCAGAGAATGCATTAGCATCATCAAAGGACACAATAACACCA CAAAACTACGAGAGAGTTGTTGAAAGACCAATATCTTCGACAAGACACGCAAGTTCTTCAAGAAAAGCCGCCATTGTCTCGAGCGTCGTTCGAGCTACTTCTTCAGCTGACTTCACAGAGAACCGCTCGAGCAGAGTTGTTCCAAACAATGGGCGTTCCTCAACCGCTCAAAGGACTCAGCATGTTCCTGACCCGACCAGTAGACCATCGTCTTCTTCATTTTCTCGAGCTGTGCCATCGAGGACTGCTCGTGACACCGCGCTCCAGAACTTTGAGCTACTCACCATAGGGAATGGGAAGAGGAAGTGA
- the LOC108869745 gene encoding phosphoenolpyruvate carboxylase 2-like, which translates to MVSAHIFDLKSVCVSQTVVTRLQRLWEAQKGGELMELHLLLLDDKAPATIDSDIEETLKSLLLPKRLLSRCLMLSRISMLTWICDCFTQLYAKNITPTDNTDSMKLRTRIQAAFVMDENLKNSTYTTRK; encoded by the exons ATGGTTTCAGCCCATATATTTGATTTGAAGTCCGTTTGTGTCTCTCAAACGGTGGTGACGCGTCTTCAGCGTTTATGGGAAGCACAGAAAGGAGGGGAGCTGATGGAACTTCACCTGCTTCTGCTTGATGATAAG GCCCCTGCAACAATAGACTCCGACATTGAAGAGACTCTCAAGAGTCTCTTGCTGCCAAAAAGACTTCTGAGTAGGTGTTTGATGCTCTCAAGAATCAGCATGTTGACTTG GATATGTGATTGTTTTACACAGTTATATGCGAAGAACATTACTCCTACTGATAACACGGACTCGATGAAGCTCCGAACAAGA ATTCAAGCTGCTTTTGTCATGGATGAAAATCTGAAGAATTCCACCTACACCACAAGAAAATGA